The proteins below come from a single Lactobacillus johnsonii genomic window:
- a CDS encoding PepSY domain-containing protein translates to MMSKNNKITRLLAATAVIGIIGTSAAACSNNDSSNQSKQSSVKKETKDKKSNTENALKKSQIKLSQTEALNKFDEKYSDKEIKEINLKLDGNRYVYEIDGFDKSKEYEMTINARTGKEIKSSSEKLDLDEHLQKGLDLDKTISRKEASEIAEKEVKNSVAKEWDLKMEDGKAIWEVTVESGSTKHEVEIDASSKKVIRSEEEN, encoded by the coding sequence ATGATGAGCAAAAATAATAAAATTACCCGATTATTAGCTGCTACAGCTGTAATTGGCATTATCGGAACTTCAGCTGCTGCGTGCAGTAATAACGATTCATCAAATCAAAGTAAACAATCTAGTGTAAAAAAGGAAACTAAAGATAAGAAAAGTAATACAGAAAATGCACTAAAAAAGAGTCAAATCAAGCTTAGCCAAACTGAAGCTTTGAACAAATTTGATGAAAAATACAGTGATAAAGAGATTAAAGAAATAAACCTAAAGTTAGACGGTAACCGATACGTTTATGAGATCGATGGATTTGATAAGAGTAAAGAATACGAAATGACAATCAATGCTAGAACTGGTAAGGAAATTAAATCTAGTTCTGAAAAGCTTGATCTAGATGAACACCTACAAAAAGGTTTAGATTTAGATAAAACAATTTCGCGTAAAGAAGCTAGTGAAATAGCAGAAAAAGAAGTAAAAAATAGTGTTGCCAAGGAATGGGACTTAAAAATGGAAGATGGTAAGGCTATTTGGGAGGTAACAGTAGAGTCCGGTAGCACAAAACATGAAGTTGAAATTGATGCTAGCTCTAAAAAAGTAATTAGGTCAGAAGAAGAAAATTAA
- the bsh gene encoding choloylglycine hydrolase gives MCTGLRFTDDQGNLYFGRNLDVGQDYGEGVIITPRNYPLPYKFLDNTTTKKAVIGMGIVVDGYPSYFDCYNEDGLGIAGLNFPHFAKFSDGPIDGKINLASYEIMLWVTQNFTHVSEVKEALKNVNLVNEAINTSFAVAPLHWIISDSDEAIIVEVSKQYGMKVFDDKVGVLTNSPDFNWHLTNLGNYTGLNPHDATAQSWNGQKVAPWGVGTGSLGLPGDSIPADRFVKAAYLNVNYPTAKGEKANVAKFFNILKSVAMIKGSVVNDQGKDEYTVYTACYSSKSKTYYCNFEDDFELKTYKLDDHTMNSTSLVTY, from the coding sequence ATGTGTACTGGTTTAAGATTCACAGATGATCAAGGAAATTTATACTTTGGCCGTAATCTAGATGTTGGACAGGATTATGGCGAAGGCGTTATTATTACGCCGCGTAATTATCCTCTTCCATATAAGTTCTTAGATAACACCACTACTAAAAAGGCTGTTATTGGAATGGGAATTGTGGTTGATGGCTATCCATCATACTTTGACTGCTATAACGAAGATGGATTAGGTATTGCAGGTTTAAACTTCCCACATTTTGCTAAATTTAGTGATGGTCCTATTGACGGTAAAATCAACTTAGCTTCTTACGAAATTATGCTCTGGGTTACTCAAAACTTTACTCATGTTAGTGAAGTAAAGGAAGCTTTAAAGAATGTTAACTTAGTGAATGAAGCTATTAACACATCATTTGCGGTTGCCCCTCTTCACTGGATCATTAGTGATAGTGACGAAGCCATTATTGTTGAGGTTTCAAAACAATATGGAATGAAAGTCTTTGATGACAAAGTTGGCGTTTTAACTAATAGCCCTGACTTTAACTGGCACCTTACTAACCTTGGTAACTACACCGGTTTAAACCCACATGACGCTACAGCCCAAAGCTGGAACGGGCAAAAAGTTGCTCCTTGGGGCGTAGGAACTGGTAGCTTAGGTCTGCCCGGTGACAGTATTCCAGCCGATCGTTTTGTTAAAGCTGCTTACTTAAACGTAAACTATCCAACTGCTAAAGGTGAAAAAGCAAACGTCGCTAAATTCTTTAACATCTTAAAGTCTGTTGCCATGATCAAAGGCAGTGTAGTCAACGATCAAGGCAAGGACGAATATACTGTTTATACTGCATGCTACTCTTCGAAAAGCAAGACTTACTACTGTAATTTTGAAGATGATTTTGAATTAAAGACCTATAAACTAGATGATCACACGATGAATTCAACCAGTCTTGTGACTTACTAG
- a CDS encoding conjugated bile salt MFS transporter: protein MSTDAATKDKVVSKGYKYFMVFLCMLTQAIPYGIAQNIQPLFIHPLVNTFHFTLASYTLIFTFGAVFASVASPFIGKALEKVNFRLMYLIGIGLSAIAYVIFGISTKLPGFYIAAIICMVGSTFYSGQGVPWVINHWFPAKGRGAALGIAFCGGSIGNIFLQPATQAILKHYMTGNTKTGHLTSMAPFFIFAVALLVIGVIIACFIRTPKKDEIVVSDEELAESKKEEALAKAKEFKGWTSKQVLQMKWFWIFSLGFLIIGLGLASLNEDYAAFLDTKLSLTDVGLVGSMYGVGCLIGNISGGFLFDKFGTAKSMAYAGCMYILSILMMIFISFQPYGSSISKAAGIGYAIFCGLAVFSYMSGPAFMAKDLFGSRDQGVMLGYVGLAYAIGYAIGAPLFGIIKGAASFTVAWYFMIAFVAIGFIILVFAVIQIKRYQKKYIAEQAAKANAK from the coding sequence ATGTCTACTGATGCCGCTACTAAAGATAAGGTAGTAAGTAAGGGCTATAAGTACTTCATGGTTTTCCTGTGTATGTTAACCCAAGCTATTCCTTATGGAATTGCTCAAAATATTCAGCCTTTGTTTATTCACCCTTTAGTTAATACCTTCCACTTTACCTTAGCATCGTACACATTAATTTTTACGTTTGGTGCGGTTTTTGCTTCAGTTGCTTCTCCATTTATTGGTAAGGCGTTAGAAAAAGTTAACTTCCGACTAATGTATTTAATTGGTATTGGTCTTTCTGCTATTGCCTACGTAATTTTTGGAATTAGTACAAAGCTACCTGGCTTCTATATTGCCGCTATCATTTGTATGGTTGGTTCAACCTTTTACTCCGGCCAAGGTGTTCCATGGGTTATTAACCACTGGTTCCCAGCAAAGGGACGTGGGGCTGCCTTAGGAATTGCCTTCTGCGGTGGTTCGATTGGTAATATCTTTTTACAGCCAGCAACTCAAGCAATTTTAAAGCACTACATGACAGGTAATACTAAGACCGGTCATTTAACCTCTATGGCACCATTCTTTATCTTTGCCGTCGCTTTATTAGTAATTGGTGTAATTATCGCCTGCTTCATTAGAACCCCTAAGAAAGACGAAATTGTCGTTTCTGATGAAGAACTAGCTGAAAGCAAGAAAGAAGAGGCTTTAGCCAAAGCTAAAGAGTTTAAAGGCTGGACTAGTAAACAAGTGTTACAAATGAAATGGTTCTGGATTTTCAGCCTTGGCTTCTTAATCATTGGTTTAGGCTTAGCTTCCTTAAATGAAGACTATGCCGCCTTCCTTGATACTAAACTTTCTTTAACGGATGTTGGTTTAGTTGGATCAATGTACGGTGTTGGTTGTTTAATCGGAAATATTTCTGGTGGTTTCTTATTTGACAAATTTGGTACAGCAAAATCAATGGCCTATGCTGGTTGTATGTATATTTTATCTATTCTAATGATGATCTTTATTAGCTTCCAGCCATATGGTTCATCTATTAGTAAAGCTGCTGGTATTGGCTATGCTATCTTTTGCGGCTTAGCTGTATTTAGTTACATGTCAGGCCCAGCCTTCATGGCAAAAGACCTCTTTGGTTCAAGAGATCAAGGTGTCATGCTTGGATACGTTGGTTTAGCTTATGCAATCGGCTATGCCATTGGTGCTCCACTCTTTGGGATTATTAAAGGAGCTGCAAGCTTTACAGTCGCTTGGTACTTTATGATTGCCTTTGTTGCAATTGGTTTTATTATTTTAGTATTTGCCGTTATCCAAATTAAGAGATATCAAAAGAAATATATTGCAGAGCAAGCAGCAAAAGCTAATGCTAAATAA